In one window of Nicotiana tabacum cultivar K326 chromosome 12, ASM71507v2, whole genome shotgun sequence DNA:
- the LOC107822119 gene encoding cold-responsive protein kinase 1: MTCFPSLFCRKHHPSTRHPSEFDDELSGVKNVILFSYKELRIATDDFSPVNKIGEGGFGSVYKGRLRSGKMAAIKVLSSESKQGVKEFLTEIKVISDVEHENLVKLYGCCIEDDHRILIYNYLENNSLAQTLLGGGHSSIQFSWRTRTKICIGVAKGLAYLHEQVKPHIIHRDIKASNILLDKDLTPKISDFGLAKLIPPNMTHVSTRVAGTIGYLAPEYAIRGQATRKSDVYSYGVLLIEIVTGRCNTNTRLPIDEQYLLERTWQVYERKELILLVDTSLDGDFDAEQACRFLKIGLLCTQDALKLRPSMSTILKMLTGQIEVDDNKITKPGLISDFMDLKVKTAPKPRPEQINAAYDYVLSSGSQYLDNSTVPSTSSSQATTTFTTVVYDRSI; this comes from the exons ATGACTTGCTTCCCTTCTTTATTCTGTCGAAAACATCATCCATCAACTAGGCATCCGTCCGAATTTGATGATG AGCTCTCTGGTGTCAAGAACGTTATTCTTTTCTCCTATAAAGAGTTAAGAATTGCCACTGATGATTTTAGTCCTGTCAATAAAATTGGAGAGGGTGGATTTGGTTCTGTTTACAAG GGAAGGCTAAGAAGTGGAAAGATGGCTGCTATAAAGGTCCTTTCTAGTGAATCAAAGCAAGGTGTCAAGGAGTTCTTGACAGAAATTAAAGTAATTTCAGACGTTGAGCATGAAAATTTAGTCAAACTCTATGGCTGTTGTATAGAAGATGATCACAGGATATTGATCTACAACTATCTTGAGAATAACAGCCTTGCTCAAACACTTCTCG GTGGAGGTCACAGTAGCATCCAGTTCAGTTGGCGAACACGGACTAAAATCTGCATTGGAGTTGCAAAGGGGCTAGCTTATCTTCATGAGCAAGTGAAGCCACATATAATTCACCGTGATATCAAAGCGAGTAATATTCTCCTTGACAAAGACTTGACACCCAAGATTTCAGATTTTGGCCTGGCAAAGCTCATCCCTCCCAACATGACTCATGTTAGTACACGCGTGGCTGGAACCAT AGGTTATTTGGCACCAGAGTATGCAATTAGAGGCCAAGCGACTCGTAAATCAGATGTTTACAGTTATGGTGTTCTTCTGATAGAAATCGTCACTGGAAGATGCAACACAAATACACGTTTACCAATTGACGAACAATATCTCCTTGAAAGG ACATGGCAAGTCTATGAAAGAAAGGAACTGATATTGCTCGTAGACACGTCTCTGGACGGGGACTTTGATGCTGAACAAGCCTGCAGATTCTTGAAAATTGGGCTTCTCTGCACTCAAGATGCGTTAAAGCTTCGTCCATCCATGTCGACTATTCTCAAGATGCTAACTGGCCAGATTGAGGTCGATGACAATAAGATAACAAAACCAGGCTTGATCTCTGATTTCATGGATCTCAAGGTTAAAACTGCTCCTAAACCTCGCCCTGAACAAATTAACGCGGCATATGATTATGTATTATCCTCAGGATCTCAATATTTAGACAATTCAACTGTGCCATCCACGAGTTCTTCTCAAGCTACCACGACGTTCACAACTGTTGTAT
- the LOC107822118 gene encoding uncharacterized protein LOC107822118 — MWINNNSYFFQSLYFNSNTSNLTNTFFNQFFSIAIIMTSVAAKVAVIGSGISGAVCASTLAKNGISVTLFESARGPGGRMSQRREKAEDGRELYFDHGAPYFTASNPDVLRLICDWQSKGLVAEWKEKFATFDFASKQFLDIEEESSDKKYVGFPGMNSICKSLCQEPGVQSRFGVGVGRLEWLDNEDSWSLMGLDGESLGYFTGVVTSDKSTFSPKFTNVTGKPMPIDMGKFPEIPLKITEIPVSPRFALMLAFEEPLSEIPIRGFSFKNSEVLRWAHCDSSKPGRSHNSECWVLHSTAEYARDVIAKTGLQKPSSATLTKVAEELFQEFQSTKLNIPQAFFKKAHRWGSAFPATSIAGDEKCLWDAKKRLAICGDFCVSPNVEGAIISGLAAAAKCSEVLSRL, encoded by the exons ATGTGGATAAATAACAACTCCTACTTTTTTCAATCACTCTATTTTAATTCCAATACATCAAATTTGACCAATACTTTTTTCAATCAATTCTTCTCTATTGCTATAATCATGACAAGTGTTGCTGCCAAAGTTGCAGTCATTGGTAGTGGAA TTTCAGGAGCTGTTTGTGCATCAACTTTGGCCAAGAATGGAATTTCAGTTACCCTTTTTGAGTCTGCTAGAGGCCCAGGTGGCCGCATGTCTCAAAGAAG GGAAAAGGCTGAAGATGGGAGGGAGCTGTATTTTGATCACGGTGCTCCTTATTTCACTGCCAGTAATCCTGATGTGCTGAGACTTATTTGTGACTGGCAATCAAAAGGACTTGTTGCTGAGTGGAAAGAAAAATTTGCTACTTTTGATTTTGCTTCTAAGCAATTTCTTGATATTGAAGAG GAAAGTTCGGACAAGAAATATGTCGGTTTTCCAGGAATGAATTCAATTTGTAAATCATTATGCCAGGAGCCTG GAGTTCAAAGTAGGTTCGGGGTAGGTGTTGGGAGGTTGGAGTGGTTGGATAATGAAGATTCATGGTCATTGATGGGTTTAGATGGCGAAAGTCTTGGTTATTTTACGGGAGTCGTGACATCAGATAAAAGTACATTTTCTCCCAAGTTCACTAATGTAACAGGAAAACCTATGCCTATTG ACATGGGCAAATTTCCAGAAATACCGTTGAAGATAACAGAAATTCCTGTTAGTCCGCGCTTTGCTCTCATGCTGGCGTTTGAAGAGCCTTTGTCTGAG ATACCAATAAGAGGCTTCTCGTTCAAGAATTCAGAAGTTCTACGTTGGGCACACTGTGACAGCAGCAAACCAGGACGTTCACATAATAG TGAATGCTGGGTGTTGCACTCAACTGCGGAGTATGCTCGGGATGTTATTGCCAAGACAGGACTTCAGAAGCCTTCGAGTGCAACATTAACAAAAGTAGCTGAAGAActatttcaagaatttcaaagcaCAAAGCTCAATATACCTCAGGCATTTTTTAAGAAAGCTCATCGATG GGGCAGTGCATTTCCAGCAACAAGCATAGCAGGAGATGAGAAATGCCTTTGGGACGCGAAGAAAAGGCTGGCAATATGCGGAGATTTTTGTGTTAGTCCAAATGTTGAAGGGGCTATCATTAGTGGATTGGCTGCTGCTGCTAAATGTTCTGAAGTGCTTTCGCGCTTATAG